The genomic window GCTCACTTTTACAAGAGAGGCACATTTTAGCCGATTCCGGGTccatgacattttttattgccattttaTCGTTAATTAAATTTTGTTAGTTGCTAAATTCAAGAATGGACTCCATCTTGTAGCACAAATAACGGCGACATTGTTATAGCACAATAATTGAAAGTACAGTTTGATAAGGCAGGGaatccagcagggggcagcacatCATAGGTTGCATTACAGCGGGTGTACATTCCATAATGATGATTCCTGAGACAGCGAGCGCGCCCTCTGCTGGTATAACagatatataacatatatgtCACCTTTACTCAGCCTCCCAATGAACTCATAACGCATGAGCACAACTACggagtatgaaaaaaaaactttataatTGTCTACTTTTtcttcatacacacacaaaaaaaagtttattttgaaaataaaatgcactttttaaacacCCACCCTCTTTAATGGACCTAATAAGAGCCCACGGAAGTCAATGATGGGATGTTTTCTTTAGCAGTCTGTGACATTATAGCAAAGGGTTTTAAAGGAATGTAGTCtgtgaaggtgtgtgtgtgtgtatgtatgtgtgtgtgctagcaTGCACGGCTTCCTCCTCGCTATACTATTATGTATGTGCACAGAAATCTATGGCAACACATCACTGTGGCCTTCCTCTTTTTTGACTCGTTTCTTTCTgtcacaacaacaaaagaaaacaagaagGTTGcaaaattgttttctttttttctccaagATAGTGATTAAAAGAATAAGAAGATATATATTCTTTTATATTTCAGTGTTAATAAAGTTGCTATTATGTACTGTTATGTGTGGATGGGTTTTGTCACGCCACTCGATAGTTTATCATTGCTCAATGCGtagtaaaactgtaaaaatacgGCATCTAGTGGCTGTAACAGGGATTACACCCTGgtggttttttttcatcattgctCAATGCGTAGTAAAGCTGTGAAAATACGCCATCTAGTGGCTGTAGCAGGGATTACATCCTGGTGAGTGTAATGTTCATCACTGTAAGGCGCAGATACTATGCAATACGCCCCCAGTGGCCATAAGCAGGATTACATCCTAATGAGTGTAATGTTTTTATGTCATCTAATAAATTGCGTTTAAATATAGGATTTTATGTTCAAAATAatgtgtaaattattattattaaccacacagcagcagttctgtatatagaggatctttgttaaGTTCCtccataaaaatataaaggaTGTTTAACTAgcttttttgcagttggtctttaaaaaaaaaaacagcagagcactcctgtcattttgaggatctttgactagttttaTACAGTTTATACTTTCAGTGGACGGAAATTACAGTTAAATTGTGTAGTTTTGTGTAAATTGTGTAGGTCTAAGAACTACACAGACACAAGACTCAGGTGTTGTGCAACAGTGTGATTTTAATATTCTTTATAAAAGATTTATAAATCACTTTACAGTTTAATATTTGCATACAAAAGTGgctaaatatattaatatgggCCCAAAATATATTTACTACTGTACATAAGAAGAATTAAAGGTTCTTCAGTTCTTCTATGTGCTCCATCAGCTCCAAAGGCAGTCCCATCTGCAAAACGAGATCCATGCATCGCTGCAGCAGCTCACTGAAGCCGTCTCCACAAGCGGTTGAGTTTGCGTTACACGCGGAATGAGACGTTTGTGACCTGAGATGAGACTCTGTGTCCATTTGTTCTGTTCGCTTGCAGCAGTCACTCTTGCGGCAGCCCTCTGCTGGGCCCGCCTGCTGCACCACCTCCAGGTCCTCCATGTTCTCCGACACGTCGTCCACGCTAGGATGCGAGATCTCCATTTCTTTCTTGACTTGCTCTACGATAGATCGTTCGTGTTCTGACACACGCTGCAGGAGGTCTTTGATCGAGACGGGGACGAGCTGGTCTGGATGCTGGATTTGGTACCAGCTTCCAATCGCACTGTGATGTGATGCAAGACAGAAGTGTGTGAtgtgtgacgtgtgtgtgtgagatgccgTCCGAATGTGATCATGTTTGTgcagtattgtttttatttcagttaCCTTCACAAGGTATGATGCCaccattttgtatttattgtaatgtAATCAGAAAATGCTACCTCTTACCCCCTCCTCTCAGAGTTGGTACGTGCCTCCACTCCTCTAAAGAATTATCTATGTTTTTGAGGCTTAGAGGGCTAGCCAATAATGTTTTGAAATAACATTTACCTTATAATTCCTCGAAGTCGACCAACAGCCACAGTCCTAGCCGCTCCTTCCCTGAAGCCTTCTCTGAAGCCCACCGACAGTGAAGCATCTTCCCCGGCGTCAGCACCGTCCACATAACCATCCTAACCGGCAGCAAAACCAcgtcaaaaaacaaatacaacacataaatattaaatatgtgtATAAATAATAGTCAAACTACATCTACTGTTTACAAGAGGGATGCTACGTTAGCAATGCTAGCGAAGCGATGCTAGCAGAGTGAACGTAATTATAGCTTCTTACCCTGATTCTTTTCTTCATACTGGACTCCCATTCTTTACTCGAAACTTCAAGTTCGTCCGCGGTTTCGTCAAAAACGTCGTCCTCGATTTTAGACGCAAATTTAACCCAAGACATTGTTGTGAGTTTAGCATAAGTACCATGAGTTGTTGGAGACGGGACTTCTTCGTGTGTCTGGGTGTCTTACCGCCAACACCGCCACCTGTTGGAGTGACTGATACATCGCAGTCAGAAGTCACCCTTTGAAAAGCCTGCAGGGGGCGCCAAAGCAACGGCATGAAACAGAACCGTCATTGCAAACAGCTGGAACTGCCAAACCACAGCCTCGTCGTGTGAAGGATGCTCAAAACACAACAGAAATAATCGCGTATTTGCAAAGCGGCTGCCCTAAGGTGTGATTCAATGTCGAAATCGAGGATTTTCTCTAAGTGCAAATGGTCATCTTGGCCTCTCAAGCACATAAGGCCTCCTCCCTTTTCATGTGCAAAGGTTTACCTCCATTTGTGATCATTTACTTATCTGCTCAGCAATAgccgcagtgtgtgtgtgtgtgtgtgtgtgtaatgcggCAGAATGAAGAGGGTTCACATGAGGAGACATGCACTGCAGAGACTAATCCACATGTGTGATGTATAGCAtgaacacaaaatgggaggGGCTGCCATTGTCCCTATCTgaccgctgtgtgtgtgtgtgtgtgtgtgtgtgctgctttgATGTTGTAGCATTCCGCTGACATGGATGTGCATGTGCAACTGCTTACGCTGCTTCTTAAGAGATAATTAGATCCCaaaagaaatgagaaaaaaacaagcaaacaaattaCATGTATAATTATTACCCCACACTCTAATCCGACACTTGCAATTCCGCACACCGGGTTACCTGGGAATTCCAGATGGAAATTAGCGAAAGGAGGGAACGACTTCCTGCAAAGGTTCTCAATAAGGTTGATTTTTACATACTAAACCACTTAGTTTCCACAAAAGTACAATTGTGCTATTCTCTGATAAACATTTAGCAATAGTCTCGCTTGTTAGCATACCAATAAGGAGTGAAACATGACGATTATTAGCATGTTCAAAATGTTTATGAACATATAAACAAATGAAGCTAATGCTAAATGTTTACTATCATGTTCACACCTACAAAAGTACAATTGTGCTATTCTCTGATAAACATTTAGCAATAGTCTTGCTTGTTAGCATACCAATATGGAGTGAAACATAACGATTATTAGCATGTTCAAAATGCTTATGAACACATAAACAAATTAGGCTAATGCTAAATGTTTACTATCATGTTCACATGTGAGTGCACGTGCTATTAAAATTTGAGCATGCTAAAAACATTCAGCAATAGccacactttttttaattaacatttagcATTGGAAACGCTTGTCCCGCTCAGCtgtcaacatgctaataaaCATTTAGCCTTACTTGTACTCTCATTGAACGTCAAGTAAGGTGACTGTGAGCTTTACTTTGAAAACGGAAGTAACCGTATGCACTGTCGTTGAGCTTGACTAACTTCCGGTCCGTTTGTCCCCAGCAACCCTGGCCACTGAGCGCGTAACACTCGAAGAGGGAGCGTGCGGGCTGGTGGGCCGTGAGGGGTGCAGTCAAGGCCTCCAGTCCAGTCCGGACCGGAACCGAAGGAACCGGATGGACCCCCAAAGGGCGAGAACTTGCCTCCCGTAACGCGTGAGGGTCTGCAGAAGGAGCAGACTAGGATacgcgcgtgcacacacacacacacacacacaaacacgcatacacacacacgcgcgcgtcTGGAAGTGTGTTCCAGTGGTGGAGAGGAAGATGAGGCGGCGGAACCGAGCTTTGATGATTCTCCTGATGGGAACTTTGAGTGCAGGTTGGTACATCACGGGTTATGCTCATTGTTCTCGTGGTTCCGTTTGTGTGCGTGAatgtgtatgtgcatatgtatgtgtgtgcagaaTGTTGAACAAAGGTTTGGGAAGCAGAGGGAATcttttgggtgtgtgtgtgtgtgtggctcgtATTGAACCACCATCAGAACCACCAGCACTATTCCTCAGGAGCCATTGTCTGCACGTGCCTGGGAGAACACCAATAATCCCTATGTAATAATCCACACGTGCACCGGAAGTGATCAGTAGTTGATGTGATCGATGATGCTAGCTGGTTAGCTATGTGCTACAACAACAAGTTTGTGTAGATGTGACAGATGGAGTTGTttaaggggggcgggggtgttttttttttttgcacacaatgTGGTGTGGAGTGTTGGACGTGGaggggtgggtggggtgggggggcgtgggCTCATTCATGTGTTCCAGAGGGTTCCTCTACAAACTCATCACATGTCTTTGCATTTCACGTTGACCTATGACCTGCCTAATGTATGCACACATACTTAAGACGTGCCTGCCTGTGACCTATGACCTTTGCGATGTGCGGCTGCTTTGCATGATAAAGttgctcatttgcatgttgCTCCATGGCACGGGTCAGAGGTCGCCCACGTTCACACAGTGCAGATGTGTGATGTCATTGTGGTGGCGAGACGGCAGCTGTCGCCGTGGCGATCCCGTCCGCTCAGCCGTGTCGCCTGTGCGGGGGTCAAAGGTCGTGGGAAACTTGTCTAGCGTTCATTGGCAATTTCGACATGAAAAGTTGTTTGCTAGCATAAACTTCAATGTCGTTAGCTATTGCTATTGTTAGCTCGCATGAATTCCGACATTAAACATTAATAGCTAGCATTACTTCTAACATGAAGTGTTAGCTAGCATTAATTCATTAACATTACAAACATTAATAGCTAGCATTAATTCCAACATTAACCATTGTTAGTTAGCATTGCTGCTAACATTAAACGTTGTTAGCTAGTGTTAATTCAATGCCAACATTAAACATGAATAGCTAATTCATTACAACATTAGCCATTGTTAGCAATACCTAACAACAAACATACATTCACTTGACTTGTTCTTAACTTTTGACTTGGCTTAGTTTTGATTTCATGACCTGTAACTTTTTGGGACTCGGTAACAATATGACATTGACCATTGATCAAGTGGCCTTGATTGATTGGTGATGACTTGCTACagaaatgttgactttattgACTTGATTTAATATTGCCATGTTGCATTGACTCCCACAGGTCTTACGGCTGGCCACGCCCCCACTAGAGAATGCCTCTACTACAACGTCAACTACGAGATGGAGCAGACCAACCAGAGCGGCGTGGAGCGCTGCGAGGGCGACGTCGACAAGCGCTCGCACTGTTACGCCTCCTGGACCAACGAGTCGGGTGCCATTGAGCTGGTGAAGAAAGGATGCTGGCTTGACGACTTCAACTGCTACGACCGGTAAAATGCACAGGGCAGGATGTTGTGGGAGTGGCTAAAAATAGCGTTCCGGGGCGTGTCTTAATGGTGGCCGTGATGTGACTCTTGTCCAGTGAGGAGTGCGTGTCCACCGAGGAGAGTCCTCAGGTCTTCTTCTGTTGCTGTGAGGGAAACATGTGTAACCGCAAGTTCACACACCTGCCGGATGCCGCCGCCCCACGTGAGTGTGTTGCCATACGTACCTGCGTGTATGGGTGTCGTAGCTCAGTACAATACAgttgtacgtatgtgtgtgcgtcAGTCATCCAGGCTCCGGTCCCAAGCATCGGTGTGTTACAAGTCATCTTTTACTGCCTGCTGCCCGTCACCATGCTGTCAGTCATTCTGCTCGCCACCGTTTGGATGTACCACCACCGTAAACCTCCTTATGGACACGTGGACATCACAGAGGTACATACacattcaagcataaaatgtgGTTGTTGCAgcttcttcaaaataaaagcatgcgtTTGTCCTCCAGGACCCGGTTCCTCCGCCTGCCTCCCCCATGCCAGCGCTCAAGCCGCTGCAGTTGCTTGAGGTGAAAGCCAGGGGGCGTTTTGGCTGTGTCTGGAAGGCCCAAATAATGAACGACTTTGTGGCTGTCAAGGTGTTCCCTATCCAGGTAGGTGGAACGCCATGCGTTGTGCAGGTTTGTCACATGCGGGTTCATACTTAGATGTCATCTTACAGAACAAAAGGTCCTGGCAGAATGAGCGAGAGGTGTTCACCACCGCAGGAATGAAGCATGAAAACATTCTGAGGTTCATCGGCGCCGAGCAGCGAGGGCGCCATCTGGAGGCGGAACTGTGGCTCATCACAGAGTTCCATGAGCGGGTGAGGGTGGGCGGGTTGGCGTGGAGAACAGGTGACAAAGTTGTAACAAAAGGCACTGACAGGCGTTGGCAAATGTCCCGCAGGGTTCGTTGTGCGATTTCCTGAAGGCGAACGTCATCAGTTGGTTGGAGTTGTGTCACATCGGGGGGTCGATGGCGTGCGGTCTGGCGTACCTGCACGAAGATGTACCTCGAATCAAAGGCGAAGGAGCCAAACCCGCCATCGCCCACAGGTGTGCCCCCATCACCTTTGCTCCAAACCATCCTGGCATGCATGACCTTTGACTTTTGTCTGAATGTGCATCAGGGACTTCAAGAGCAAGAACATCCTGTTGCGTTCAGACCTCACCGCCGTCATCGGAGATTTCGGCCTCGCCGTGCCCTTTGAGTCAGGAACGCCGCCCGGAGAGACGCACGGACAGGTGAGACGCCCGCCgtcaaacaggaagaggagcTCCTCActaaaatgtgtgcatgtgcacaGGTGGGGACATGGCGCTACATGGCTCCTGAGGTTCTAGAAGGCGCCATCAACTTCCAGCGGGACGCCTTTCTAAGGATCGACATGTACGCTTTGGGTCTAGTCCTGTGGGAGCTCCTGACACGCTGCAAAGCCGCCGATGGTAAGCTCCGCCCACAAAATGCATTCAATGAAAAGCAAGTCTCATTAAAGTGTGTTTGTTAGGCCCAGCAGGCGAGTACCTGCTGCCGTTTGAGGAGGAAGTGGGTCAGCATCCGTCACTGGAGGACCTTCAGGAAGTTGTCGTCCACAAGAAGCTGAGGCCGGCCTTCAAAGACGTTTGGCTGAAACACAATGTGAGTATTCATGAAAAGTATCACCACAGACGAAGTACCACCTCACTACCTCCACTAATACATTTGTTAACTCCGCCCATTTCAGGGTCTCTACCATGTGTGCGAGACAGTGTCGGAATGTTGGGACCACGACGCTGAGGCCCGACTATCGGCCGGCTGCGTCCACGAACGCATGGGTCAAGTGAGTCGTCTCACTTGCGCCGTAGCCCCACccacctcatcctcctcctcgttgTCGTCGTCTGTCCCTCCAGTTGCAATGGTAACCAATATGGACCTCCCGGCCAAAGAGTCCACCATGTGAGCAGCAACACTAGACACACATACACCTGTTCAGGTCCGACTCAGTGAATGATCTCCAGGTACCTCagcgttttctttttttttttctcctgtctCTGACGTGGGTGTCTACATGCAGCCTCGTTGCCTAGCAACCAGCACCAGCAACACCTCAGAGTGACAGTTCTAACtcttaaacaggaagtgatgtcacagtgatgCTGCATTTACCTTTCGCCAAGCCCCGCCCCGCAGTTACAGTTGTTAGGCTCTTCAGATGACACCAGGAAGTAATGCACAAGAGATAAAGATGCCAAATCAAATGTAAACTAACACACAAAGGAATCAGAGAACAACGTTAAAGCTTGGCAAGTCTccatttacttaaaaaaatataacctACTATATATGAGACACGACATTCAGTTGTAAAAAAGTTAGCCAACTAGCTAACACATAACAATATGTACTAGCTAGTTTTACTCCACTTAGCTTCACATCTTTACTCGTGATTCGTCAGTTGACACCCGGAAGTAACGCA from Doryrhamphus excisus isolate RoL2022-K1 chromosome 21, RoL_Dexc_1.0, whole genome shotgun sequence includes these protein-coding regions:
- the LOC131108591 gene encoding activin receptor type-2B-like, with amino-acid sequence MRRRNRALMILLMGTLSAGLTAGHAPTRECLYYNVNYEMEQTNQSGVERCEGDVDKRSHCYASWTNESGAIELVKKGCWLDDFNCYDREECVSTEESPQVFFCCCEGNMCNRKFTHLPDAAAPLIQAPVPSIGVLQVIFYCLLPVTMLSVILLATVWMYHHRKPPYGHVDITEDPVPPPASPMPALKPLQLLEVKARGRFGCVWKAQIMNDFVAVKVFPIQNKRSWQNEREVFTTAGMKHENILRFIGAEQRGRHLEAELWLITEFHERGSLCDFLKANVISWLELCHIGGSMACGLAYLHEDVPRIKGEGAKPAIAHRDFKSKNILLRSDLTAVIGDFGLAVPFESGTPPGETHGQVGTWRYMAPEVLEGAINFQRDAFLRIDMYALGLVLWELLTRCKAADGPAGEYLLPFEEEVGQHPSLEDLQEVVVHKKLRPAFKDVWLKHNGLYHVCETVSECWDHDAEARLSAGCVHERMGQVSRLTCAVAPPTSSSSSLSSSVPPVAMVTNMDLPAKESTM
- the otulina gene encoding OTU deubiquitinase with linear linkage specificity a, with translation MSWVKFASKIEDDVFDETADELEVSSKEWESSMKKRIRDGYVDGADAGEDASLSVGFREGFREGAARTVAVGRLRGIISAIGSWYQIQHPDQLVPVSIKDLLQRVSEHERSIVEQVKKEMEISHPSVDDVSENMEDLEVVQQAGPAEGCRKSDCCKRTEQMDTESHLRSQTSHSACNANSTACGDGFSELLQRCMDLVLQMGLPLELMEHIEELKNL